A single region of the Mechercharimyces sp. CAU 1602 genome encodes:
- a CDS encoding acetyl-CoA carboxylase biotin carboxylase subunit family protein, whose translation MAEVKTYRTALLGWSLPAIEAINRMERPFVVVGPPGFEPYAKEHGIEFIGWNFEWVNEGSDSLYKQLSALNVRLAVPLFEETVEWAGALNGRFRENPREFNRSLLLRNKGMMKRKAQIAGIKVGVFEEASNKEDVFRFLKRVNEALLKLEGDRNDPIHIKPLDKAGSFNHRVVRSNEDIETLTESYFPCLMESHLDGQEFSCEVFVHNGKIQFLNITEYVRLGYSNFVPASESLSSKRPLIRQAVQRLIDAFEIKWGVIHPEYFLTSDGTLHFGEVAARVPGGHIFELIERVYGFNAFQAQILCSDPESTEEELRAFFPNDEEHPGGYAGCLMVHPRVKVIEKLAFPEELEGHPYFERHNMFSPTSKHNVFAPMTGSQVVERTGFGNHYGTVYLYGDESEEMRTLLKNYEEYNFYE comes from the coding sequence ATGGCGGAAGTAAAAACATATCGCACAGCATTATTGGGATGGAGTTTACCGGCGATTGAGGCGATTAATCGTATGGAGCGTCCCTTTGTTGTGGTGGGTCCACCAGGTTTTGAACCATATGCGAAAGAACATGGGATCGAATTTATAGGTTGGAATTTTGAATGGGTAAATGAAGGATCCGATTCCCTTTACAAACAACTGTCAGCCTTAAACGTTCGACTAGCTGTTCCACTTTTTGAGGAAACGGTAGAATGGGCAGGAGCGTTAAATGGTCGTTTTCGGGAAAATCCACGCGAGTTTAACCGTTCCCTATTACTTCGCAATAAAGGTATGATGAAGAGGAAAGCACAAATTGCGGGCATTAAAGTTGGGGTTTTTGAGGAGGCGAGCAACAAGGAGGATGTGTTTCGGTTTCTGAAGAGAGTAAACGAAGCTTTACTCAAACTGGAAGGCGATCGCAATGATCCGATTCACATTAAACCATTAGATAAAGCAGGGTCGTTTAATCATCGTGTAGTTCGGAGCAATGAAGATATTGAAACGTTGACCGAAAGTTATTTTCCTTGTTTGATGGAGAGTCATTTAGATGGGCAAGAATTTTCGTGCGAAGTGTTCGTTCATAACGGCAAGATTCAGTTTTTAAATATTACAGAGTATGTTCGCTTAGGATACTCTAACTTCGTTCCCGCCTCGGAATCTTTATCGTCAAAGCGACCATTGATTCGGCAAGCGGTACAGCGATTGATAGATGCGTTTGAAATCAAATGGGGTGTTATTCATCCGGAATACTTTCTAACCTCAGATGGAACACTTCATTTTGGTGAGGTAGCGGCGCGAGTGCCGGGGGGTCATATCTTTGAATTGATTGAGCGGGTTTATGGATTTAATGCATTTCAGGCTCAAATATTATGTAGTGATCCTGAGTCCACGGAAGAAGAGTTGCGGGCCTTCTTTCCCAATGATGAAGAGCATCCAGGTGGGTATGCAGGCTGTTTGATGGTTCATCCACGTGTCAAAGTCATTGAAAAGCTTGCTTTTCCTGAAGAATTAGAAGGACATCCTTATTTTGAACGTCATAATATGTTTTCACCTACATCGAAGCATAATGTGTTTGCACCGATGACGGGCTCACAAGTTGTTGAGCGAACAGGCTTTGGGAATCACTATGGAACGGTATATTTGTACGGAGACGAAAGCGAAGAGATGCGCACCCTCTTAAAAAATTATGAGGAATATAATTTCTATGAGTAA
- a CDS encoding PadR family transcriptional regulator, which translates to MNTQFKKGVLELCVLVLLDKNDCYGYELVQKISSQIEITEGSVYPILRRLTKEEYFTTYLQESSEGPPRKYYSLTEKGRQYLNERLREWRRFSQGVNQLIKEGGFDD; encoded by the coding sequence GTGAATACACAGTTTAAGAAGGGTGTATTGGAATTGTGTGTGCTCGTGCTGTTGGATAAGAACGATTGTTATGGATATGAATTGGTACAAAAAATATCGAGTCAGATTGAAATTACTGAAGGCTCGGTCTATCCGATCTTACGAAGGCTGACAAAAGAAGAGTATTTTACAACGTATCTACAGGAATCCTCTGAGGGGCCGCCACGAAAGTATTATTCCTTGACAGAGAAAGGGCGGCAGTATTTGAATGAGCGCTTGCGTGAGTGGAGAAGGTTTTCTCAGGGTGTAAATCAATTGATCAAAGAAGGTGGATTTGATGACTAA
- a CDS encoding DUF1700 domain-containing protein, which produces MTKDQFMKELAVSLKEIEKEELHDILQDYEEHFAVGKEKGESEESMTASLGSPTQIAKEVLASYQVEKTEQEGTARSLLGTIWAVTGLVILNAVLVLGPILLIATIMLSGWVVSITLLCSPLIVLVEAAFKSQFFFWFDLFFSLACSGVGVFATMGMFYATKAAGKGFIRYLKFNISIAKGEFKYEQS; this is translated from the coding sequence ATGACTAAAGATCAATTTATGAAAGAGCTGGCGGTTTCATTAAAGGAAATTGAAAAAGAAGAATTACATGATATTTTACAAGATTATGAGGAGCATTTTGCGGTAGGTAAAGAGAAAGGTGAATCTGAGGAATCAATGACTGCTTCACTAGGATCACCTACCCAGATTGCCAAAGAGGTACTCGCCTCATATCAAGTAGAAAAAACGGAGCAGGAAGGAACCGCTCGTAGCTTGTTGGGTACCATTTGGGCAGTAACAGGTCTTGTTATTTTAAATGCAGTCCTCGTGCTAGGGCCAATATTGCTGATAGCGACTATCATGTTGAGTGGATGGGTGGTTAGTATCACATTACTTTGCAGTCCACTCATTGTATTAGTGGAAGCTGCGTTTAAATCACAATTCTTTTTTTGGTTTGATTTGTTTTTCTCACTTGCTTGTAGTGGAGTAGGGGTTTTTGCCACAATGGGTATGTTTTATGCGACGAAAGCGGCAGGGAAGGGTTTTATCCGATATTTAAAATTTAATATCTCTATTGCTAAAGGAGAGTTTAAGTATGAACAAAGTTAA
- a CDS encoding DUF4097 domain-containing protein — MNKVKSLVLVGFLLMLTGIVGSVVTYIFTNPQVTIADEKSVSEEFNQVQVDVEQIKLEILPSDVDVASVSLRGEGSDRTNKEVKAKVEDGILKVEYDNGTDESWFNHNLFTESLSLEVTLPKRAYASLQVRSGQGEMAIKNLKVEKIDVSTENGAIQLEELKTTTLHIQTENGSIQVQKCTGELVGETTNGGISIMTEDITSPMTLATVNGAIEMIVERRPQNAQFDIEVVNGGIDLFGKSDHHAIMGKGEHHIQLSTENGSITVNQEN, encoded by the coding sequence ATGAACAAAGTTAAGTCCCTGGTATTAGTGGGATTTTTACTTATGCTCACAGGGATTGTCGGCAGTGTGGTTACGTATATCTTTACGAATCCACAAGTAACGATTGCGGATGAAAAAAGTGTAAGTGAAGAATTTAATCAGGTACAGGTGGATGTGGAGCAAATTAAATTGGAAATCCTACCCTCAGATGTTGATGTGGCTAGTGTAAGCTTGCGAGGAGAAGGGAGTGATCGTACAAATAAAGAAGTGAAGGCGAAGGTAGAAGATGGTATTTTGAAGGTGGAGTACGATAATGGAACGGATGAGTCCTGGTTTAATCACAATTTGTTTACAGAATCGTTGTCGCTTGAAGTGACTCTACCGAAGCGAGCGTATGCCTCTCTTCAAGTTAGGAGTGGACAGGGAGAAATGGCGATCAAGAATTTGAAAGTAGAAAAAATAGACGTGTCCACGGAAAATGGCGCTATCCAGCTAGAAGAGTTGAAAACAACAACATTGCATATACAAACCGAAAATGGTTCGATTCAAGTACAAAAATGTACAGGTGAGCTGGTAGGGGAGACGACAAATGGAGGAATTTCAATTATGACCGAAGATATTACGTCCCCGATGACACTTGCGACTGTAAATGGAGCCATAGAAATGATTGTAGAGAGGCGTCCACAAAACGCACAGTTTGACATAGAAGTGGTAAATGGGGGCATTGACCTTTTTGGAAAGTCGGATCACCATGCCATCATGGGTAAAGGGGAGCACCATATTCAGCTCTCCACGGAAAATGGTTCAATCACAGTAAATCAGGAAAACTAA
- a CDS encoding FMN-binding glutamate synthase family protein, giving the protein MVTPLLFILYLHGIDRKQDQHSVLRNFPVLGRMRFIIEKMGPELRQYLFDHDTEGKPYSRVDFLSIVKRAKYFQTKIGFGSQRDFDAPGFFIRNALFPKQMGEMRMKSDAKIKTKKYELDHDGLFSRKEHLIEDEVDSFLLADEDAIVIGPRCEQPFRINSLVGMSGMSFGSLGDRAITALSEGLGMARGTWMNTGEGGISPYHLKGNVDIILQIGPGLFGVRNADGSFDWEALREKAALPQVKAIELKLGQGAKIRGGHVGGSKVTPEIAEIRRVEPYQTIDSPNRFNEFSDVPTMVKWIERMRQESGIPIGIKIVMGGKETLVDLAKHMKETGQGPDFITIDGGEGGTGATYQELADGVGLPLKPALMCADETLRQYHVREQVVLIASGKLFTPDGIAIALSMGADLVNMARSLMITVGCIQALKCHTNECPVGVATTDPYLQKALVVEEKKYRVLNYMISLRQGLYRIAAAAGIDSPTSFERHHVSYQHDSGEIYSLEEWMKLKRIPTSSRQENPFSEVG; this is encoded by the coding sequence ATGGTGACGCCACTACTATTTATTTTATATCTTCATGGTATCGACCGGAAACAAGATCAACATTCTGTTCTGAGAAATTTTCCTGTTTTGGGCCGAATGCGCTTTATCATTGAGAAGATGGGTCCCGAGTTAAGGCAATATTTGTTTGACCATGATACAGAAGGGAAACCGTATTCACGTGTAGATTTTTTGTCTATCGTAAAGCGAGCCAAATATTTTCAAACGAAGATTGGTTTTGGTTCGCAACGAGACTTTGATGCCCCTGGCTTCTTTATCCGTAATGCACTATTTCCAAAACAGATGGGTGAGATGCGGATGAAATCAGATGCGAAAATAAAAACGAAAAAATACGAGTTAGACCACGACGGGTTGTTCTCCCGGAAAGAACACCTCATCGAGGATGAAGTAGATTCATTTCTCTTAGCCGATGAGGACGCAATTGTAATCGGACCGCGATGTGAACAACCCTTTCGAATTAACAGTTTGGTCGGGATGTCAGGGATGAGTTTCGGTTCCTTAGGAGATCGTGCTATCACCGCCCTGTCAGAAGGGTTAGGAATGGCGAGAGGGACATGGATGAATACGGGTGAGGGAGGAATATCCCCTTATCATTTAAAAGGAAATGTGGATATCATCCTACAGATTGGTCCCGGACTCTTTGGTGTGAGAAATGCAGATGGATCATTTGATTGGGAAGCACTGCGTGAAAAAGCGGCTCTTCCACAAGTAAAGGCAATTGAACTTAAGCTAGGCCAAGGGGCGAAGATCCGCGGCGGACATGTTGGTGGTAGTAAGGTAACACCTGAAATCGCAGAAATTCGCAGAGTGGAGCCGTATCAAACGATAGATAGCCCTAATAGATTTAATGAATTTAGTGACGTTCCAACCATGGTGAAATGGATCGAGCGCATGCGGCAGGAAAGCGGCATCCCCATAGGGATAAAGATAGTGATGGGTGGAAAAGAAACCCTTGTGGACTTGGCAAAGCATATGAAAGAAACGGGTCAGGGACCTGACTTTATTACGATCGACGGTGGAGAAGGGGGTACTGGTGCGACGTATCAAGAATTGGCAGATGGAGTAGGTCTACCTTTAAAGCCAGCATTGATGTGTGCAGATGAAACTTTGCGCCAATATCACGTTCGAGAACAGGTTGTATTGATTGCATCAGGGAAATTGTTTACTCCTGATGGAATTGCAATTGCTTTATCTATGGGAGCGGACTTGGTGAATATGGCACGCAGTTTGATGATAACAGTGGGATGTATTCAAGCATTGAAATGTCATACCAATGAGTGCCCCGTTGGAGTGGCGACTACTGATCCATATCTGCAAAAGGCATTGGTGGTTGAGGAGAAAAAATATCGTGTTCTTAATTACATGATTTCATTGCGCCAAGGGTTATATCGGATAGCGGCAGCAGCAGGAATTGATTCTCCCACGAGTTTTGAGCGTCATCACGTTTCCTATCAACATGATTCTGGTGAGATATACTCGTTGGAAGAATGGATGAAGTTGAAACGGATTCCCACATCTTCTCGCCAAGAGAATCCATTTTCAGAAGTGGGTTAA
- a CDS encoding YqhG family protein, which yields MEPHQIKSFTKQYLSAYNCEICTEASAALTTRLSVEVDKELMNRPFYWMYVDKMGLSPQPATLTFSFDGSIPEGHVRAEYLFYGSPRFSKMLSAAQQPHPFVRLYEDTKVGENHIHSPSHSLPYLPYLGINYKVSYVCDQKKEELYTLGVNLHSGQLESEFYARIKDRKWSGKLPPYRHTITPQLTLLQGVGLLEQYIETHIQEQQHPWASEAQNWLEQELLQLERYYEGVSEDNEKHAEKSQRVRDAFRQYHPRIEVSIVNAGLFYLEIDQ from the coding sequence ATGGAGCCACACCAGATCAAATCCTTTACGAAGCAATACTTATCCGCATATAATTGTGAAATATGCACAGAGGCATCCGCCGCTTTGACGACACGTCTTTCAGTAGAAGTGGATAAAGAATTGATGAATCGCCCCTTCTATTGGATGTATGTAGATAAGATGGGGCTTTCACCTCAACCGGCTACGTTAACTTTTTCTTTTGATGGTTCTATTCCTGAAGGGCACGTACGAGCAGAATACCTTTTTTATGGCTCTCCTCGTTTTTCTAAGATGCTCTCTGCGGCGCAACAACCTCATCCATTTGTTCGCCTCTATGAAGATACAAAGGTTGGGGAGAACCATATCCACTCACCGTCACACTCACTGCCCTATCTGCCCTATTTAGGAATTAATTATAAAGTTTCTTATGTGTGCGATCAAAAGAAGGAAGAGCTATATACTCTTGGAGTTAATTTACACAGTGGTCAACTGGAAAGTGAATTTTATGCTCGCATAAAGGATAGAAAATGGAGTGGTAAACTACCTCCATACCGTCATACCATCACTCCTCAGCTAACTCTCCTCCAAGGTGTCGGTTTATTAGAGCAATACATCGAAACACATATCCAAGAGCAGCAGCACCCATGGGCTAGTGAAGCGCAAAACTGGTTAGAGCAAGAGCTTCTTCAACTTGAACGCTACTATGAGGGTGTTAGCGAAGACAACGAAAAACACGCTGAGAAATCGCAGCGTGTCCGTGATGCCTTCCGGCAATATCATCCTCGAATAGAAGTATCCATTGTTAATGCAGGTCTTTTCTATTTGGAAATAGATCAATGA
- a CDS encoding DEAD/DEAH box helicase produces the protein MDSVPIRFDRSWLHPFYDCVETDGGWSSWERYQVALTAAELQLVRDFNHLKCLDTIQTFTPLPHQIEAAQRVIGDMRGRAILGDEVGLGKTIEAGLILKEYLLRGLVTRALILVPSSLVLQWTRELNQKFHIPAVAHKKAWMWEKHDIIVASIDTAKRSPHRDYILAQPYDFLLIDEAHKLKNRRTKNWQFISQLQKKYCLLLTATPVQNELSELYNLVTILKPGHLGAQESFQHEYVAGKRKPKNEELLRAEIQRVMIRNRRQDGNIHFTKRHVHTIPIQLSVEERELYDGITNFVRSQAQKHRETGSNILSLVLLQREVCSSRDAAFLTLFKLFQREEGEKDQLSPEVQHLVHLLRAVKNPAKVKRAVSLIQSISDKVILFTEYRATQEMVLRSLKEAGISAVPFRGGFNRNKKDWMMEFFQNRAQVMVATEAGGEGVNLQFCHHMINYDMPWNPMRVEQRIGRVHRFGQTKDVHIYNFATVDTIEEKIIWLLHEKIDLFRMVIGDLETILEKLDLKDTLEKNLMQIVMEADTESELQEKLAQLGNQFHHSKQEITPIRH, from the coding sequence ATGGACTCCGTACCTATTCGATTTGATCGCTCTTGGCTACATCCTTTTTATGACTGTGTCGAAACAGACGGGGGATGGAGTTCTTGGGAGCGATACCAAGTGGCTCTCACCGCTGCAGAGCTACAGTTAGTACGTGATTTTAATCACTTAAAATGCCTAGATACCATCCAAACTTTCACCCCACTCCCACACCAGATTGAGGCGGCCCAACGAGTGATTGGTGATATGCGTGGACGAGCCATCCTAGGTGATGAGGTAGGACTAGGAAAAACGATTGAAGCTGGCCTCATCCTTAAAGAATACTTATTGCGCGGATTAGTTACTCGCGCACTTATTCTCGTCCCTTCTTCACTTGTGCTTCAATGGACACGGGAACTAAATCAGAAGTTTCACATCCCCGCGGTAGCTCATAAAAAAGCATGGATGTGGGAAAAACACGACATTATCGTTGCTTCGATCGACACTGCTAAGCGCTCTCCCCACCGCGATTATATTTTAGCGCAGCCTTATGATTTTCTCTTGATAGATGAAGCGCATAAGTTGAAAAACCGACGCACCAAAAACTGGCAGTTTATCTCCCAGTTACAAAAAAAATATTGTCTCCTTCTCACTGCTACACCTGTGCAAAACGAATTAAGTGAACTCTACAATTTGGTCACGATTTTAAAGCCAGGCCACTTAGGAGCACAGGAGTCGTTTCAACATGAGTATGTTGCCGGAAAACGAAAGCCTAAAAATGAGGAATTGTTACGTGCAGAAATTCAACGTGTGATGATTCGTAATCGTCGTCAGGATGGAAACATTCATTTCACCAAGCGTCATGTACACACAATTCCCATTCAATTATCCGTAGAAGAACGGGAACTATATGATGGTATTACCAACTTTGTTCGTTCGCAAGCACAAAAACATAGAGAAACCGGTAGCAATATCTTATCCCTTGTTCTTCTACAACGCGAAGTATGCTCTAGCCGTGATGCAGCCTTTCTCACCTTATTTAAACTCTTCCAACGTGAAGAAGGAGAAAAGGATCAACTCTCACCTGAAGTCCAACATTTGGTACATCTATTGCGTGCTGTTAAAAACCCAGCTAAAGTAAAGCGAGCAGTTTCCCTCATTCAGTCTATATCAGATAAAGTGATTCTTTTCACCGAATACCGTGCAACACAAGAAATGGTTTTGCGCTCGTTGAAAGAGGCTGGTATCTCTGCCGTTCCCTTTCGCGGTGGCTTTAATCGCAACAAAAAAGATTGGATGATGGAATTTTTTCAAAACCGTGCTCAAGTGATGGTGGCGACGGAAGCAGGAGGAGAAGGGGTAAATTTGCAGTTTTGCCATCACATGATCAACTATGATATGCCATGGAACCCCATGCGCGTAGAACAGCGAATTGGACGTGTGCACCGCTTCGGACAAACAAAGGATGTGCATATTTACAACTTTGCCACTGTGGATACCATTGAGGAGAAAATCATATGGCTACTACATGAAAAAATCGATTTGTTTCGTATGGTTATCGGTGATTTAGAAACCATTTTGGAAAAGTTAGATCTGAAAGACACCTTAGAAAAGAACCTGATGCAGATTGTGATGGAAGCAGATACTGAGTCTGAGCTACAAGAAAAGTTAGCACAGTTGGGGAATCAATTTCATCACTCAAAACAGGAAATCACACCTATCCGCCATTAA
- the gcvT gene encoding glycine cleavage system aminomethyltransferase GcvT, which translates to MTQLKQTPLFEVYREDGKIVPFAGWELPVRFAGIKDEHEAVRMRAGLFDVSHMGEVEVRGPDAFSLVQKLTTNDVSKLEPGKIQYTLMCYPDGGTVDDLLVYQQQKDCYLLVINAANIEKDVEWIEKHAVGDVEINNISDEVAQLALQGPKAQSVLQSLTEIDLDDIRFFRFQEDVVVSGVKALVSRTGYTGEDGFELYLSAQDAPTLWKALMHAGAEPCGLGARDTLRFEARLPLYGNELSPHITPLEVGLGFAVKLKQEDDFIGKESLQRMKDEGLPRKLVGIEMVERGIPRTGYAVFSGEREIGKVTSGTQSPTLKKNVGLALLDSTYADEGNEVEVEIRGKRIKATIVATPFYKRPQK; encoded by the coding sequence GTGACGCAATTGAAACAAACCCCGCTTTTTGAGGTGTATCGTGAGGACGGCAAAATTGTCCCTTTTGCAGGATGGGAATTGCCTGTACGCTTTGCTGGAATTAAGGATGAACATGAAGCGGTTAGAATGCGTGCAGGATTGTTTGATGTTTCCCATATGGGTGAAGTGGAGGTGCGCGGTCCAGATGCATTTTCATTAGTGCAAAAACTAACGACGAATGACGTTTCTAAACTGGAGCCGGGAAAAATCCAATATACGTTGATGTGCTATCCAGATGGGGGTACGGTGGATGATCTACTTGTATATCAACAGCAAAAGGATTGTTACCTGCTCGTTATTAATGCCGCTAATATTGAAAAAGATGTGGAATGGATCGAAAAACATGCGGTAGGTGATGTCGAAATAAATAATATTTCGGACGAAGTGGCTCAATTAGCTCTCCAAGGCCCCAAAGCGCAATCTGTACTACAATCATTGACTGAAATAGATTTAGATGATATCCGTTTTTTTCGCTTTCAAGAAGATGTAGTGGTAAGTGGAGTAAAAGCTCTGGTATCACGTACAGGTTATACAGGTGAAGATGGTTTTGAACTCTATCTGTCTGCACAAGATGCTCCTACGCTATGGAAGGCTCTTATGCATGCAGGAGCTGAACCTTGTGGATTAGGTGCACGAGACACTTTGCGTTTTGAAGCTCGACTGCCGTTGTATGGCAATGAATTATCCCCGCATATCACGCCTTTAGAAGTTGGTTTGGGATTTGCGGTAAAACTGAAACAAGAAGATGATTTCATTGGGAAAGAAAGTTTACAGCGGATGAAGGATGAAGGACTTCCGCGCAAACTGGTAGGAATAGAAATGGTGGAACGTGGTATTCCCCGCACAGGTTATGCTGTTTTTAGTGGAGAGCGCGAGATTGGGAAGGTTACTTCCGGGACTCAATCTCCTACGCTGAAAAAAAATGTTGGTTTAGCTTTATTAGATAGCACTTATGCAGATGAAGGTAATGAAGTTGAGGTTGAAATTCGCGGTAAACGGATTAAAGCAACTATCGTAGCCACCCCATTTTATAAGCGGCCACAGAAATAG
- the gcvPA gene encoding aminomethyl-transferring glycine dehydrogenase subunit GcvPA gives MKFRYLPMTEEDRQEMLSFLGLDSIEELFAEIPQDIRFEGELNLPPALAEPTLVRHMHRLAKMNTSFDEAACFLGAGAYDHYIPSVVGHMTSRSEFYTAYTPYQAEVSQGELQAIFEFQTMISELTGMEVANSSMYDGATALAEAAGVAYATTRKRKILVSAGVHPEARAIISTQAKGLGLEVVTIPCQDGVTDLKVLDDKSDNETAAVLIQSPNFFGNIEDLKAIEPLAHRNKGLFVVSTNPMSLGVLTPPGKFGADIVVGEAQPLGIAVQFGGPHCGFFTTTKKLMRRIPGRIVGQTVDENGKRGFVLTLQAREQHIRREKATSNICSNQALNALGAAVYLSALGKAGFKEVSELNLQKAHYAKQRLTQIPGVSACFTQPFFNEFALKLPLPVAQVNKALLAQGMIGGYDLGRVDEEYTDCMLIAVTELRTQEEIEAFARVLEGLV, from the coding sequence ATGAAGTTTCGTTACCTACCAATGACGGAAGAAGATCGCCAGGAGATGCTGTCTTTTCTCGGACTGGATTCGATTGAAGAACTATTTGCGGAAATCCCACAAGATATTCGCTTTGAAGGAGAATTAAATCTGCCTCCTGCATTGGCGGAGCCGACGTTGGTACGTCACATGCACCGTCTTGCCAAAATGAATACCTCTTTCGATGAAGCAGCCTGTTTTTTGGGAGCAGGTGCTTATGACCATTATATTCCCAGCGTTGTGGGGCACATGACCTCACGATCGGAGTTTTACACTGCTTATACTCCGTATCAAGCGGAGGTAAGTCAAGGAGAATTGCAGGCGATTTTTGAGTTTCAGACCATGATCTCGGAACTGACAGGGATGGAAGTGGCCAATTCCTCTATGTATGACGGGGCAACGGCGCTGGCTGAAGCTGCGGGAGTGGCATACGCCACGACTCGTAAACGAAAAATACTGGTGTCAGCGGGAGTTCATCCTGAAGCACGTGCTATCATTTCGACACAAGCCAAAGGATTGGGTTTAGAAGTTGTAACGATTCCATGTCAAGATGGAGTAACCGATCTTAAAGTATTAGACGATAAAAGTGATAACGAAACTGCGGCTGTTCTTATTCAATCCCCCAACTTCTTCGGTAATATAGAAGATCTAAAAGCGATTGAGCCCTTGGCACATCGCAATAAAGGATTGTTTGTGGTTAGTACCAATCCAATGTCTCTTGGAGTACTCACCCCCCCAGGGAAATTTGGAGCAGATATTGTGGTAGGAGAAGCGCAACCTCTAGGGATTGCCGTTCAGTTTGGAGGGCCGCATTGCGGATTTTTTACCACTACGAAAAAATTGATGCGCCGTATCCCAGGTCGGATCGTTGGGCAGACGGTAGATGAGAACGGTAAACGAGGATTTGTCCTTACGCTCCAAGCACGAGAACAACATATTCGACGTGAGAAGGCGACTTCTAATATTTGTTCTAACCAAGCATTAAATGCTTTGGGGGCAGCGGTCTATTTATCTGCGCTAGGGAAAGCCGGCTTTAAAGAAGTATCGGAACTTAACTTACAAAAAGCTCATTATGCGAAACAACGCTTGACACAGATTCCTGGAGTAAGTGCTTGCTTCACTCAACCCTTCTTTAATGAATTTGCCTTGAAGTTGCCCTTGCCAGTGGCACAAGTAAATAAAGCACTGCTTGCGCAGGGAATGATAGGTGGTTACGATCTGGGACGAGTCGATGAAGAGTACACAGATTGCATGCTGATTGCCGTCACTGAATTGCGTACTCAAGAGGAAATCGAGGCATTTGCTCGTGTATTGGAGGGATTAGTATGA